The following proteins come from a genomic window of Candidatus Dependentiae bacterium:
- the acs gene encoding acetate--CoA ligase, whose translation MSKDVVFKPSEKLSKKAWIDSLEKYKELYNYSIKNPDEFWGKISHQLSWFKNWDKVKSGSFLDVDFKFYEGGKLNASYNCLDRHIEKGFGDQTAIVWQGNGENEVIIYTYKQLLAEVEKFANVLKKFGVQKGDRVCLYMQMIPQLAIATLACSRIGAVHSIVFGAFSAEALKDRINDATCKIVVTQNYAVRGAKQNIAMKENVDKALHDTPSVETVIVVNRNGQDVAMENGRDFWWHEEMEKAEEHCAPEIMDAEDSLFILYTSGSTGKPKGVQHTTGGYLVYASYTHQMVFDYHPGEIYWCTADLGWITGHSYVLYGPLVNRATTIMFEGTLNYPDFGRYWSIIEKFKVNKFYTSPTALRSLMKEGDSFPQKYDLSSLQILGSVGEPIKEPEWYWYYNVIGKGNCPIMDTWWQTENGGFLISPFPGATPLKPGSATFPFLGIEPALVNENGEEIKEPNSSGYLVIKNPWPGITRTLYGDHERFKKTYFEKFPGYYLSGDEAYRDEDGYFWIVGRVDDVLNVSGHRIGTAEVENAIGKTIGVAEAAVVGCPHEIKGESIHAYVILMTEISGSDEMCKSILISVTEHIGPHAKPDKIFFVESLPKTRSGKIMRRILRNMSLGKTEFGDISTLEDSSLLGKK comes from the coding sequence ATGTCTAAAGATGTAGTCTTTAAACCTTCTGAAAAATTATCCAAAAAGGCTTGGATAGATTCGCTCGAAAAATATAAAGAATTATATAATTATTCTATAAAAAATCCTGACGAATTTTGGGGTAAAATCTCACATCAGCTTTCATGGTTTAAAAATTGGGACAAGGTTAAAAGTGGAAGCTTTTTAGATGTAGATTTTAAGTTTTATGAAGGCGGCAAATTAAACGCATCTTATAACTGTTTAGATAGGCATATTGAAAAAGGATTTGGAGATCAAACTGCAATTGTTTGGCAAGGTAACGGCGAAAACGAAGTAATTATTTACACTTACAAACAGTTGCTTGCTGAAGTCGAAAAATTTGCAAATGTTTTAAAAAAGTTTGGAGTGCAAAAAGGAGATAGAGTTTGTCTTTATATGCAGATGATTCCTCAGCTTGCGATAGCAACACTTGCGTGCAGCCGAATTGGCGCTGTGCACTCAATAGTTTTTGGCGCATTTAGCGCAGAAGCACTCAAAGATAGGATAAATGATGCGACTTGCAAAATTGTTGTAACGCAAAATTATGCAGTTCGTGGTGCAAAGCAAAATATTGCTATGAAAGAAAATGTCGATAAAGCGTTGCATGATACACCATCTGTAGAAACAGTGATTGTTGTCAATAGAAACGGACAAGATGTTGCCATGGAAAATGGACGAGATTTTTGGTGGCATGAAGAAATGGAGAAAGCAGAAGAGCATTGTGCTCCTGAAATTATGGATGCGGAAGATTCTCTGTTTATTCTTTACACATCAGGTTCTACTGGAAAACCAAAAGGTGTGCAACATACAACTGGTGGATATTTAGTTTATGCATCTTACACTCATCAAATGGTTTTTGACTATCATCCTGGCGAGATTTACTGGTGCACTGCAGATCTCGGTTGGATCACAGGACATTCATATGTTTTGTATGGCCCGCTAGTTAATCGTGCAACAACCATAATGTTTGAAGGAACATTAAATTATCCTGACTTTGGACGTTACTGGTCAATTATCGAAAAGTTCAAAGTAAATAAATTTTATACTTCGCCAACAGCGCTTCGTTCTTTGATGAAAGAAGGCGATAGTTTTCCACAAAAATATGATTTATCATCACTACAAATTTTGGGATCTGTTGGAGAGCCGATTAAAGAACCAGAGTGGTATTGGTATTACAATGTTATAGGCAAAGGTAATTGTCCGATAATGGACACTTGGTGGCAGACTGAAAATGGTGGATTTTTGATTTCACCATTTCCTGGAGCAACCCCTCTAAAACCTGGATCTGCAACATTTCCGTTTTTGGGTATTGAGCCTGCTTTGGTTAATGAAAATGGAGAAGAAATAAAGGAGCCAAATAGTTCTGGATATCTTGTGATAAAAAATCCATGGCCGGGTATTACAAGAACATTATATGGTGATCATGAGCGCTTTAAAAAGACATATTTTGAAAAGTTTCCAGGGTATTATTTGAGTGGTGATGAAGCTTATAGGGATGAAGATGGATATTTTTGGATAGTTGGTAGGGTTGATGATGTTTTGAATGTTTCAGGCCATCGAATTGGTACTGCTGAAGTCGAAAATGCTATCGGCAAAACTATCGGTGTTGCAGAAGCGGCCGTTGTCGGTTGTCCTCATGAAATTAAAGGTGAGAGTATTCATGCATATGTTATTCTGATGACAGAGATTTCTGGAAGTGATGAAATGTGCAAAAGTATTTTAATTTCTGTGACAGAGCATATCGGACCACATGCAAAGCCGGATAAAATATTTTTTGTAGAAAGTTTACCAAAAACTCGCTCTGGCAAAATTATGCGTCGTATTTTGCGTAATATGTCGCTTGGTAAAACCGAATTTGGTGATATTTCTACACTAGAAGATTCATCTTTGCTCGGTAAAAAATAA
- a CDS encoding YraN family protein — translation MNDSKKLGFCGENYVAKFLENKGFKILEQNFRTRFGEIDIIAQKEDVVAFIEVKTRKNLYFQIASVVTHSKQKKIIATAKRYIVENNIYDKICRFDVATIIYNETKMEIEYIPNAFQES, via the coding sequence ATGAATGATTCCAAAAAACTAGGCTTTTGCGGCGAAAACTATGTCGCCAAATTTCTTGAAAATAAAGGTTTTAAAATCTTGGAACAGAATTTTAGAACACGATTTGGAGAAATCGATATCATCGCACAAAAAGAAGATGTCGTAGCATTCATAGAAGTAAAAACCAGAAAAAATCTATATTTCCAAATCGCATCCGTCGTCACACACAGCAAACAAAAAAAGATTATCGCTACAGCAAAGCGCTACATTGTCGAAAATAACATTTATGATAAGATTTGCAGATTTGATGTAGCAACTATCATCTACAATGAAACAAAAATGGAAATAGAATATATTCCAAATGCTTTTCAAGAATCATAA
- a CDS encoding nucleoside deaminase: MKMAIEKAYEGIKSGNTPFGACIVKDENIISCEHNIVWQSTDITAHAEINAIRVACKKLNSIDLSGCSIYSTCEPCPMCFSACHWAKIDKIIFGTEIKDAQIIGFNELTVSNDQMKSIGKSKIEIVKHFMYDENLKLFKDWAALKNKKVY; this comes from the coding sequence ATGAAAATGGCAATCGAAAAAGCTTACGAAGGTATCAAGTCGGGCAATACACCTTTTGGCGCATGTATAGTCAAAGATGAAAATATAATTAGTTGTGAACATAACATTGTTTGGCAAAGTACAGATATAACTGCGCATGCAGAGATAAATGCGATTCGCGTTGCTTGTAAAAAATTAAATTCTATAGATTTGTCAGGATGCAGTATTTATTCCACATGTGAGCCTTGCCCTATGTGTTTTAGCGCTTGCCACTGGGCCAAAATTGATAAGATAATTTTTGGAACCGAAATTAAAGATGCACAAATTATTGGTTTTAATGAATTAACAGTTTCAAACGATCAGATGAAATCAATTGGCAAAAGTAAGATTGAAATTGTAAAACATTTTATGTATGACGAAAATTTGAAGTTGTTTAAAGATTGGGCCGCGCTGAAGAACAAAAAAGTTTATTGA